CTGGCCGCAGGACATGTATCCATGCGTTTTGGATTCCAGGGTCCCAACTCAGCAGTGGTTACGGCTTGTGCAGCCGGAACCCATGCCATTGGAGATGCCTTTAAGCTCATCCAGCGAGGAGATGCCGATGTGATGATCGCAGGTGGTACTGAATCGGTTATTACGCCTTTGGCCATTGGCGGATTTAGCTCCATGAAAGCGCTTTCCCGGAGAAACGAGGAGCCTCAAAAAGCAAGTCGTCCTTTTGATCTGGACCGGGATGGATTTGTGGTAGGGGAAGGATGTGGATTGCTGGTTTTGGAATCTCTGGAACACGCCATGAAGCGAGATGCCCACATTAGGGCAGAAATCATCGGATATGGTCTAACTTCCGATGCCCATCATATTACCATGCCTGCTCCCAATGGAGAAGGAGCTGCTCGATGTATGAAAATGGCCTTGAGAGATGCTCAGATTGCACCTGAGGAGGTAGATTACATTAATGCCCATGGGACTTCAACACCACCCAATGATAAATTTGAAACAATGGCCATTAAGACCGTTTTTGGAGAACATGCTTACCGATTAGCTATCAGTTCAACTAAGTCCATGATCGGACATCTTCTTGGAGCTGCGGGCGGAGTTGAAGCCGTAGCGACAGCGCTCACCGTTCAAATGGATATTATTCATCCAACCATTAACTATGAAACACCGGATCCAGAATGTGATCTAGATTATGTACCCAATAAAGCCCGCTTTCAAGAAGTCAATATTGCGTTATCCAACTCCTTTGGATTTGGTGGAACCAACGCCTGTATTTTACTTAAAAAATTTCGGCAGTAATCCCGGATTGCAGGCTTCTCTATAGCCCTCCCGACTTATAAGGGAGGGAATTATAGAGGTCT
The genomic region above belongs to Candidatus Limnocylindrales bacterium and contains:
- the fabF gene encoding beta-ketoacyl-ACP synthase II, translated to MKRRVVVTGLGAVTPIGNNVQEFWKGLCEGKSGIGLITRFDTTDYPTKIAGEVKGFDPLDYIDKKEVKKMDIFIHYALAASEMAIKDSGLKLDTLDKERAGVLIGSGIGGLPSMEEQHQILLEKGHRRISPFFIPMHIINLAAGHVSMRFGFQGPNSAVVTACAAGTHAIGDAFKLIQRGDADVMIAGGTESVITPLAIGGFSSMKALSRRNEEPQKASRPFDLDRDGFVVGEGCGLLVLESLEHAMKRDAHIRAEIIGYGLTSDAHHITMPAPNGEGAARCMKMALRDAQIAPEEVDYINAHGTSTPPNDKFETMAIKTVFGEHAYRLAISSTKSMIGHLLGAAGGVEAVATALTVQMDIIHPTINYETPDPECDLDYVPNKARFQEVNIALSNSFGFGGTNACILLKKFRQ